The Mauremys reevesii isolate NIE-2019 linkage group 1, ASM1616193v1, whole genome shotgun sequence genome has a segment encoding these proteins:
- the LOC120387468 gene encoding claw keratin-like, which yields MTFSSLCYPECGVARPSPVTGSANEPCVRQCPDSEVVIRPSPVVVTLPGPILSNFPQQSEVAAVGAPVVGAGFGGSFGLGGLYGYGGHYGGLYGLGRLGGYGGHYGYGGLLGHGGYYGYPGLYGYGGLLGHGGYCGYPGLYGYGGLLGHGGYCGYPGLYGYRGLWGYGGYGRRYLGGYCGPC from the coding sequence atgactttctccagcctgtgctatCCAGAATGTGGGGTGGCCCGACCCAGTCCAGTTACTGGCAGTGCCAACGAGCCGTGCGTTAGGCAGTGCCCTGACTCCGAAGTGGTGATCAGACCCTCACCGGTTGTTGTGACCCTCCCCGGACCAATTCTCAGCAATTTCCCACAGCAAAGTGAAGTGGCAGCCGTAGGAGCACCTGTGGTCGGAGCCGGTTTTGGAGGCTCATTTGGTTTGGGAGGATTGTACGGTTATGGAGGCCATTACGGAGGATTGTATGGTTTAGGGAGATTAGGTGGTTACGGGGGCCATTACGGTTATGGGGGATTATTGGGCCATGGGGGATACTACGGTTACCCGGGCCTTTATGGTTATGGGGGATTATTAGGCCATGGGGGATACTGCGGTTACCCAGGCCTTTATGGTTATGGGGGATTATTGGGCCATGGGGGATACTGCGGTTACCCGGGCCTTTATGGTTACAGGGGATTATGGGGATACGGGGGATATGGCCGTAGATATCTTGGTGGATATTGTGGACCATGTTAA
- the LOC120380578 gene encoding claw keratin-like, translating into MTFSSLYYPECGVARPSPVTGSANEPCVRQCPDSEVVISPSPVVVTLPGPILSNFPQQSEVAAVGAPVVGAGLGGSFGLGGLYGYGGRYGGLYGLGRLGGYGGLYGYGGLLGHGGYCSYPGLYGYGGLLGYGGHCGYPGLYGYGGLWGYGGYGRRYLGGYCGPY; encoded by the coding sequence atgactttctccagcctgtACTATCCAGAATGCGGGGTGGCCCGACCAAGTCCAGTCACTGGCAGCGCCAACGAGCCGTGCGTTAGGCAGTGCCCTGACTCCGAAGTGGTGATCAGCCCCTCACCGGTTGTCGTGACCCTCCCTGGACCAATTCTCAGCAATTTCCCTCAGCAGAGTGAAGTGGCAGCCGTAGGAGCACCTGTGGTTGGAGCTGGTTTGGGAGGCTCATTTGGTTTGGGAGGATTGTACGGCTATGGAGGCCGTTATGGAGGATTGTATGGTTTAGGGAGATTAGGTGGATATGGGGGCCTTTATGGTTATGGGGGATTATTGGGCCATGGAGGATACTGCAGTTACCCGGGTCTTTATGGTTATGGAGGATTATTGGGCTATGGGGGACACTGCGGTTACCCGGGCCTTTATGGTTACGGAGGATTATGGGGATATGGGGGATATGGCCGTAGGTATCTTGGTGGATATTGTGGGCCATACTAA